A portion of the Streptomyces sp. NBC_00289 genome contains these proteins:
- a CDS encoding Pycsar system effector family protein produces MTTITVPTSVTDKNLDSACAAVVNEIGRTDGKSSLLLAFNGAVLAGLASVADKDLPTAAKVFGALAVLALGAAAVLLLLVVRPRLRGDDKASFPYWARLDEDEIRACMDRDTRAARLRVLSTLAVRKFTHLRRAVDLSLAALVLLALAAAGLAL; encoded by the coding sequence ATGACGACCATCACGGTCCCCACCTCCGTGACCGACAAGAACCTGGACTCCGCCTGTGCCGCCGTCGTCAACGAGATCGGACGCACGGACGGCAAGTCGTCCTTACTGCTCGCCTTCAACGGTGCCGTCCTCGCCGGCCTCGCATCCGTCGCCGACAAGGACCTGCCGACCGCGGCCAAGGTCTTCGGCGCTCTCGCCGTCCTCGCCCTGGGCGCGGCCGCCGTGCTGCTGCTCCTGGTCGTGAGGCCCCGTTTGCGCGGCGACGACAAAGCGTCCTTCCCCTACTGGGCACGCCTGGACGAAGACGAGATCCGCGCCTGCATGGACAGGGACACCCGGGCCGCCCGCCTCCGGGTCCTGTCCACCCTCGCCGTACGGAAGTTCACCCACCTGCGGCGCGCGGTCGACCTGTCGCTCGCCGCCCTGGTCCTGCTCGCGCTGGCCGCCGCCGGCCTCGCGCTGTGA
- a CDS encoding WhiB family transcriptional regulator, with the protein MNRSSIVRTAQSPSADLPVNSNWRVLGACAQEDPELFFPIGNTGPALLQIDEAKAVCRRCPVLETCAAWTLETGQTHGVSGGMSENERRRIKRREARDRQRARNASA; encoded by the coding sequence ATGAACCGCTCCTCCATCGTACGCACCGCCCAGTCCCCCTCCGCCGACCTGCCGGTCAACAGCAACTGGCGGGTCCTGGGCGCTTGTGCCCAGGAGGACCCCGAGCTGTTCTTCCCCATCGGCAACACCGGCCCGGCGCTGCTCCAGATTGATGAGGCCAAAGCGGTCTGCCGCAGGTGCCCGGTGTTGGAGACGTGCGCGGCCTGGACGCTGGAGACCGGTCAGACGCACGGCGTGTCGGGTGGCATGAGCGAGAACGAGCGCCGCCGCATCAAGCGCCGCGAGGCCCGCGACCGCCAGCGCGCCCGCAACGCCTCCGCCTGA
- a CDS encoding UTRA domain-containing protein, translating to MASNRIDDNGVILRDARTRYTTGQREENGAHGAFDAELRRSGRSPRTEVTVSRAAAPADVAELLGVEGDVVVRARQMFDGDRVIQIATTYIPVDVAEAAGIEQVDTGVGGIISRMKEAGYDQGDTAVEDIELRTATSEESATLGLPDGAEVVTINHIGATADGRVVEVTQHVLGKGWKLRYAAPLA from the coding sequence ATGGCTAGCAACCGAATCGACGACAACGGCGTGATCCTGCGCGACGCTCGCACTCGGTACACCACCGGGCAGCGCGAAGAAAACGGTGCGCACGGGGCGTTCGACGCTGAGCTGCGCCGATCCGGCCGCAGCCCGCGTACCGAGGTCACCGTCAGCCGGGCCGCGGCGCCGGCCGACGTCGCTGAGCTCCTGGGCGTCGAAGGCGACGTCGTCGTACGAGCTCGGCAGATGTTCGATGGCGACCGCGTCATCCAGATCGCCACCACGTACATCCCCGTCGACGTCGCTGAGGCTGCGGGAATCGAGCAGGTCGACACCGGTGTCGGCGGCATCATCAGCCGCATGAAGGAAGCCGGGTACGACCAGGGCGACACCGCCGTCGAAGACATCGAGCTCCGCACCGCGACCTCGGAGGAGTCCGCCACTCTTGGCCTGCCCGACGGCGCGGAGGTCGTGACCATCAACCACATCGGCGCGACGGCCGACGGGCGCGTAGTCGAGGTCACCCAGCACGTTCTGGGCAAGGGCTGGAAGCTGCGGTACGCCGCCCCGCTCGCCTGA
- a CDS encoding sigma-70 family RNA polymerase sigma factor codes for MTATDTTTRKTSEAEEPVTAIVDRARGGDREAFGVLYVRYRPQIYTYLLRRTHDQQLSEDLTSDVFVRALARIGAFTWRGSDFGAWLATIARNRLLDHYKSARHRREVPTGDMYDQDLAVGDIGEQVSEYLARTDVLTELRKALAGLTPDQWECLWLRYWHDLPFSEIGEHMDRSVQAAKMLKERALQNLSAPEIKAALLHAASSSRTSSPSKACAAPQTSPRVPSPRRPTPSDHLDSGRTRPMATDAMPATLTPLTASQAVALVLLREGYRERSITQRTDIADDTLYRLAAAHGITAPHGTVEGHRCHEAAGTEPCDGCSLADAREQARTRARHRRSVSSLPRALRRQATGRRRRATR; via the coding sequence ATGACTGCCACAGACACGACGACACGGAAGACCTCCGAGGCGGAGGAGCCGGTGACCGCCATCGTCGATCGGGCCCGCGGCGGCGACCGCGAGGCGTTCGGTGTCCTGTACGTCCGCTACCGGCCGCAGATCTACACCTACCTGCTGCGTCGCACCCACGACCAGCAGCTGAGTGAGGACCTCACCAGTGACGTGTTCGTCCGGGCCCTGGCCCGGATCGGCGCGTTCACCTGGCGCGGCAGCGACTTCGGGGCCTGGCTGGCCACGATCGCCCGCAACCGGCTGCTCGATCACTACAAGAGCGCCCGGCACCGACGGGAAGTCCCCACGGGCGACATGTACGACCAGGACCTGGCCGTCGGCGACATCGGCGAACAGGTCAGCGAGTACCTGGCCCGGACCGACGTCCTCACCGAACTCCGCAAGGCCCTGGCCGGGCTGACCCCCGACCAGTGGGAGTGCCTGTGGCTGCGCTACTGGCACGACCTGCCGTTCAGCGAGATCGGCGAGCACATGGACCGCAGCGTGCAAGCGGCCAAGATGCTCAAGGAACGCGCGCTGCAGAACCTGAGCGCCCCGGAGATCAAAGCCGCGCTGCTTCACGCCGCCTCCAGCTCCCGCACCAGCTCCCCCTCGAAGGCATGCGCCGCCCCGCAGACCTCCCCGCGTGTCCCGTCGCCGCGACGGCCCACGCCCTCCGACCATCTGGACTCTGGAAGGACCCGCCCCATGGCGACCGACGCCATGCCCGCCACGCTCACCCCGCTCACGGCCAGCCAGGCCGTGGCGCTGGTCCTGCTGCGCGAGGGCTACCGCGAACGCAGCATCACCCAGCGCACCGACATCGCCGACGACACCCTGTACCGGCTCGCCGCCGCCCACGGCATCACCGCCCCGCACGGCACGGTCGAAGGCCACCGCTGCCACGAGGCCGCCGGCACCGAGCCGTGCGACGGATGCAGCCTCGCCGACGCCCGCGAACAGGCCCGCACACGAGCCCGGCACCGCAGGTCCGTCAGCTCCCTGCCGCGTGCACTGCGCCGCCAGGCCACCGGACGCAGGAGGAGGGCGACACGATGA
- a CDS encoding DUF5999 family protein, giving the protein MCTHTPHCPSASSPAAEAARVVASHPEQGWSLLCNAVVVFDDTGELLPDGRVIDPHRPLAITA; this is encoded by the coding sequence CTGTGCACGCACACGCCGCACTGCCCGTCGGCCTCCAGCCCGGCGGCGGAGGCCGCCCGCGTCGTGGCGAGTCACCCGGAGCAGGGATGGAGCCTGCTGTGCAACGCCGTGGTGGTCTTCGACGACACCGGCGAGCTGCTCCCCGACGGCCGGGTCATCGACCCGCACCGTCCCCTCGCGATCACGGCCTGA
- a CDS encoding RRQRL motif-containing zinc-binding protein produces the protein MDRPDEDDLVDVDLYDDGSFPEYGFRQAPGAAAVFAALRGTGPVPETGLVTRRQLRALGLSPGGQKPVAGLTWRNGLRKAWFYRIELAAPKRIPTLAQEMALDRAMAARQTCPTCRIRYYACLPLRTQGQCEPCDKGYQPSPDTVMTYPAPATHRLAA, from the coding sequence ATGGACCGCCCAGACGAAGACGACCTGGTCGACGTCGACCTCTACGACGACGGCAGCTTCCCGGAGTACGGCTTTCGACAAGCCCCAGGTGCCGCCGCAGTGTTCGCAGCGTTACGCGGGACCGGGCCCGTACCCGAGACGGGACTCGTGACCCGCCGCCAGCTACGCGCGCTGGGCTTGAGCCCCGGCGGCCAGAAGCCCGTGGCGGGACTCACGTGGCGCAACGGGCTGCGAAAGGCCTGGTTCTACCGCATCGAACTGGCGGCACCGAAGCGGATTCCCACTCTGGCTCAGGAGATGGCGCTGGATCGGGCGATGGCCGCGAGGCAGACCTGCCCCACCTGCCGAATTCGGTACTACGCGTGCCTGCCGCTGCGTACCCAAGGCCAGTGCGAACCGTGTGACAAGGGCTACCAGCCCAGTCCCGACACCGTCATGACATACCCGGCCCCGGCCACACACCGACTCGCCGCCTGA
- a CDS encoding DNA/RNA helicase domain-containing protein, with protein sequence MTPAALAKKHVEAKQEVMREYMLRTRPGGVKGADHDALCDLLEVDDPSRVIFEQGRGRQAVVRVFPVNPLAKMRAITLEDLQLDENGCIRIGSYYDGEPLRMRVHDPETGNAQRIIIFGTTGAGKSRALQAFLAACKRAGIVVHLADLKGGQSVPEAKDNVATHVRTLEKAMGLLRAAVVKAEARFNEYADMGRSGFLINNPDPLEYVVIDEANRLLEKGSPFRAEAARLIKEIGRTGRSVGIGIVLAAQAGHLDELGGSDTLRAMLKEGEVILLRWSSQMMASLVGDGLLPTGENLQPIPKILGAARRIQRWGQPVDRSKEKPNSQGMCYHLTSARPTSMARFFLVGSLSPHEGYDPVIRQLYGSAPPPGEPLKLIFPPPKEGKGGQAAGDADDWEYGEGDEGENESLPPMPRTLKERILAALESGPLSEADLRAALDEDGGKDAKLGSVRTTISTLRGEEKLAPRDASGLISLPM encoded by the coding sequence GTGACGCCGGCAGCCCTCGCGAAGAAGCACGTTGAGGCAAAGCAGGAGGTGATGCGCGAGTACATGCTGCGCACCAGGCCGGGCGGCGTGAAGGGCGCCGACCATGACGCCCTGTGCGACCTCCTGGAGGTCGACGACCCCTCGCGCGTGATTTTCGAGCAGGGGCGGGGCCGCCAGGCGGTCGTCCGTGTCTTCCCGGTGAACCCGCTCGCGAAGATGCGTGCGATCACCCTCGAAGACCTCCAGCTGGATGAGAACGGCTGTATCCGTATCGGCTCGTACTACGACGGCGAGCCGCTGCGGATGCGGGTGCACGACCCCGAGACCGGCAACGCGCAGCGCATCATCATCTTCGGCACGACTGGCGCCGGTAAGAGCCGTGCTCTTCAGGCGTTCCTCGCCGCGTGCAAGCGCGCCGGGATCGTCGTGCACCTGGCCGACCTGAAGGGCGGGCAGTCCGTACCCGAGGCGAAGGACAACGTCGCCACGCACGTGCGGACGCTGGAAAAGGCGATGGGCCTGCTGCGGGCCGCCGTCGTGAAGGCCGAAGCGCGGTTCAACGAGTACGCCGACATGGGCCGCTCGGGCTTCCTGATCAACAACCCGGACCCGCTCGAATACGTCGTCATCGATGAAGCCAACCGCCTGCTGGAGAAGGGCAGCCCGTTCCGGGCTGAGGCGGCTCGGCTGATCAAGGAGATCGGTCGGACCGGGCGCAGCGTCGGCATCGGCATCGTCCTCGCGGCGCAGGCCGGGCACCTTGACGAGCTCGGTGGCAGCGACACCCTGCGGGCCATGCTGAAGGAAGGCGAGGTCATCCTCCTTCGGTGGAGCTCGCAGATGATGGCCTCGCTCGTTGGCGACGGCCTGCTGCCGACCGGCGAAAACCTTCAGCCCATCCCGAAGATTCTCGGTGCCGCCCGTCGTATCCAGCGATGGGGCCAGCCCGTCGACCGCAGCAAGGAGAAGCCGAACAGCCAGGGCATGTGCTACCACCTGACGTCGGCCCGGCCGACCTCGATGGCGCGCTTCTTCCTGGTCGGCTCGCTCTCGCCGCACGAGGGGTACGACCCGGTGATCCGGCAGCTCTACGGCTCCGCGCCGCCCCCGGGCGAGCCCCTGAAGCTGATCTTCCCGCCGCCCAAGGAGGGCAAGGGAGGCCAGGCGGCCGGCGACGCCGACGACTGGGAGTACGGCGAGGGCGACGAAGGCGAGAACGAATCGCTGCCGCCGATGCCCAGGACGCTGAAGGAGAGGATCCTCGCGGCACTTGAGTCCGGCCCCCTGTCCGAGGCAGACCTTCGGGCGGCCCTCGATGAGGACGGCGGGAAGGACGCCAAGCTCGGTTCCGTGCGCACCACGATCAGCACCCTGCGCGGCGAGGAAAAGCTCGCCCCGAGGGACGCTTCCGGCCTGATCAGCCTGCCCATGTGA
- a CDS encoding GGDEF domain-containing protein, whose amino-acid sequence MTGWTVHAIALHRRLASARRDPLTGLHARPGYVQHATRRLNRHGDKAMLVFLDMVGFKAVNDRLGHDTGNALIVAVAERLEQWVGDDGIAARLHGDELAAVLTCPAADRAQRLEQLHYLLHQPVDIDGQAVDVAVSIGASSPSDLHSRDYTYVLRGAEGAMYEHKRERTGLYRIATPKHADEPTVNGRRLGRTGTTAHPLAAEDSR is encoded by the coding sequence TTGACCGGATGGACCGTGCACGCCATCGCGTTGCACCGGCGTCTGGCGTCGGCCCGCCGTGACCCGCTCACCGGTCTGCACGCCCGTCCCGGCTACGTCCAGCACGCGACCCGTCGCCTGAACCGCCACGGCGACAAGGCGATGCTCGTGTTCCTGGACATGGTGGGCTTCAAGGCCGTCAACGATCGCCTTGGGCACGACACCGGCAACGCGCTGATCGTTGCCGTCGCTGAACGACTGGAGCAGTGGGTCGGCGACGACGGGATCGCCGCGCGCCTGCACGGTGACGAGCTCGCCGCCGTCCTCACCTGCCCCGCGGCCGACCGCGCTCAGCGCCTGGAGCAGCTGCACTACCTGCTCCACCAGCCCGTTGACATCGACGGCCAGGCGGTCGACGTCGCGGTTTCCATCGGCGCGTCCAGCCCCAGCGACCTCCACTCCCGTGACTACACCTACGTGCTCCGCGGAGCCGAGGGCGCGATGTACGAGCACAAGCGGGAGCGCACCGGCCTGTACCGCATCGCCACCCCGAAGCACGCCGACGAGCCGACCGTCAACGGTCGGCGCCTCGGGCGTACGGGCACCACCGCCCACCCCCTCGCTGCGGAGGACTCGCGATGA
- a CDS encoding GntR family transcriptional regulator translates to MAAKQKEPGKVERISSEIRDKIARGVLAPGSRLPGVPQLQKEHGIAYQTARDIYGLLESEGLLFSRQGKGTFVSLVLGKIVSERNQRYLPKLREAGGAVGAFEAEMRAMGFETRPATLTIARDVPPRKVAEIFGMHHRAKTLKRERIMPVGLPGNDEAEEVVQVATSWFPPDVADACPVLAEKNTGTGGSKSRMAEAGFKQVRLREEIEVRSPTAEEAAALGIPVEQAVMEITHKGLTAEGRVVEIGLHVLPRSKWRLAYEWVIDATDSG, encoded by the coding sequence GTGGCCGCTAAGCAGAAGGAACCAGGGAAGGTCGAACGGATCTCGTCTGAGATCCGGGACAAGATCGCGCGGGGCGTGCTTGCGCCTGGGTCGCGACTGCCCGGCGTGCCTCAGCTTCAGAAAGAGCACGGCATCGCGTACCAGACGGCCCGTGACATCTACGGCCTCCTGGAGAGCGAAGGCCTGCTGTTCTCTCGGCAGGGGAAGGGCACCTTCGTCTCGCTGGTGCTCGGCAAGATCGTGTCTGAGCGAAATCAGCGCTACCTCCCGAAGTTGAGGGAGGCCGGCGGAGCGGTCGGCGCCTTCGAGGCTGAGATGCGAGCGATGGGGTTCGAGACACGGCCAGCGACTCTCACCATCGCCAGAGATGTGCCGCCCAGGAAGGTCGCCGAGATCTTCGGGATGCACCACCGCGCAAAGACCCTCAAGCGGGAACGGATCATGCCCGTGGGTCTGCCCGGCAACGATGAAGCCGAAGAGGTCGTTCAGGTCGCCACTTCGTGGTTCCCGCCGGACGTTGCAGACGCCTGCCCTGTACTCGCTGAGAAGAACACGGGTACAGGGGGGAGCAAGTCCCGCATGGCGGAAGCCGGATTCAAGCAGGTCCGGTTGCGAGAGGAGATCGAGGTCAGATCCCCGACCGCAGAGGAAGCGGCGGCGCTCGGCATCCCGGTTGAGCAGGCCGTCATGGAGATCACGCACAAGGGGCTGACCGCTGAAGGTCGCGTCGTCGAGATCGGCTTGCACGTCCTGCCGCGTTCCAAATGGAGGCTGGCATACGAGTGGGTCATCGACGCGACCGACTCCGGCTGA
- a CDS encoding ATP-binding protein, producing the protein MTAPMPQYPELPDNALIVLIGASGAGKTTLAGTWPVSQVLSLDGLRGVISDDPGCQDATHDAADVLKLILERRMARKLNTVIDATNLEQPVRVELVMAAKRHGMPTIAVIVATPLSLCLARQDGRPDNRRVPEDTVRTQHKAMTYSHQGLATEGFNTIVFAESLYRLEPHLRRLSEARSADLGLDGGDGLGDLLLPRRIFGPEILPMWRWKDGSDVAAGDRVAEIRLGQQYLTLALRTDVDGEGDIGFDVMVPCPFDPECGGYAWAPAFSINCLHRALTGELDSHEDVVCTAHGGWDDVDQEADDHAREALREAAESLG; encoded by the coding sequence ATGACCGCGCCGATGCCGCAGTACCCGGAGCTGCCGGACAACGCCCTGATCGTGCTGATCGGCGCGTCCGGAGCGGGGAAGACGACGCTGGCTGGCACCTGGCCCGTCTCCCAGGTCCTCTCGCTCGATGGCCTGCGCGGCGTGATCAGCGACGACCCGGGCTGCCAGGACGCCACGCACGACGCCGCCGACGTCCTCAAGCTCATCCTGGAACGCAGGATGGCCCGGAAGCTGAACACGGTGATCGACGCGACCAATCTCGAACAGCCGGTACGGGTCGAACTGGTCATGGCCGCGAAGCGGCACGGGATGCCGACCATCGCGGTCATCGTCGCGACGCCGCTCTCGCTCTGCCTCGCCCGGCAGGACGGCCGCCCGGACAACCGGCGCGTGCCCGAGGACACCGTCCGCACCCAGCACAAGGCCATGACCTACTCCCACCAGGGCCTGGCCACCGAGGGGTTCAACACCATCGTGTTCGCCGAATCCCTGTACCGGCTGGAGCCGCACCTGCGCCGCCTGAGCGAGGCCCGCAGCGCCGACCTCGGACTGGACGGCGGCGACGGCCTGGGCGATCTGCTCCTGCCCCGCCGCATCTTCGGCCCGGAGATCCTGCCCATGTGGCGGTGGAAGGACGGCTCCGACGTCGCGGCCGGCGACCGGGTCGCGGAGATCCGCCTCGGTCAGCAGTACCTCACCCTCGCCCTGCGCACGGACGTCGACGGTGAAGGCGACATCGGGTTCGACGTCATGGTGCCCTGCCCGTTCGACCCCGAGTGCGGCGGCTACGCGTGGGCGCCGGCCTTCAGCATCAACTGCCTCCACCGTGCGCTCACCGGCGAGCTGGACAGCCACGAGGACGTCGTCTGCACCGCCCACGGTGGCTGGGACGACGTCGACCAGGAGGCCGACGACCACGCACGGGAGGCACTCCGCGAAGCAGCCGAGAGCCTGGGATGA
- a CDS encoding XRE family transcriptional regulator: MDERPDWARRMVEERVAREWSQADAVRALMVRLPEDQDVSEQDLLRQWKRWERGDAQPTKYRSAIASTFGTTTGAFFPERSRRDGRAEILQVSGMDTVDIIARLRASDVDVATLDALRITADRLCCEYAYLPADQLLLEGKAWLARVVGLQHQRVSLAQHREIIALAGKLSLLVGCVEYDSGRPRDAEATRQAALMLGQESGELSVQGWAHEMRAWFALTRGDYRGVIAAAEAGIAVAPNESVAAQLYAQKAKAWARLGDRSQTEVALDQGRQILERQPYPENIENHFVVDPAKYDFYRMDALRKSGENRLAEQLANEVIRAGTDFDGTERSPMRIAEARVTLGVVAAREGDLDTALAYGERALTGERKSLPSLAMVAADLGQALQTHYGHASEAQEFVTHLRELRGGQ; this comes from the coding sequence ATGGATGAACGTCCCGACTGGGCACGCCGGATGGTCGAAGAGCGTGTGGCGCGCGAATGGTCGCAGGCCGATGCGGTCCGCGCGCTGATGGTCCGGCTCCCCGAGGACCAGGACGTCAGCGAGCAGGATCTTCTCCGCCAGTGGAAAAGGTGGGAACGGGGCGACGCGCAGCCCACGAAATACAGGTCGGCCATCGCCAGCACCTTTGGAACGACGACCGGCGCCTTCTTCCCTGAGCGCAGCCGCCGTGACGGTAGGGCGGAAATCTTGCAGGTCAGCGGCATGGACACCGTGGACATCATCGCCCGGCTGCGCGCGAGTGACGTCGACGTCGCGACGCTGGACGCGCTGCGGATTACGGCGGATCGGCTGTGCTGCGAGTACGCGTACCTGCCCGCCGACCAGCTGCTCCTGGAAGGCAAAGCATGGTTGGCCCGCGTCGTCGGCCTCCAGCATCAGCGGGTCAGCCTGGCTCAGCATCGCGAGATCATCGCGCTCGCCGGGAAGTTGTCGCTCCTGGTGGGCTGTGTCGAGTACGACTCCGGTCGTCCCCGTGACGCTGAAGCCACCCGGCAGGCCGCGCTGATGCTCGGTCAGGAGTCGGGGGAGCTGAGCGTGCAGGGCTGGGCACACGAGATGCGGGCGTGGTTCGCGCTGACGCGGGGCGACTACCGCGGCGTCATCGCCGCCGCAGAGGCCGGCATCGCCGTGGCGCCGAATGAGAGTGTCGCGGCGCAGCTGTACGCGCAGAAAGCCAAGGCGTGGGCCCGGCTGGGAGACCGATCGCAGACCGAAGTCGCGCTCGATCAGGGCCGTCAGATCCTGGAGCGGCAGCCTTATCCGGAGAACATCGAGAACCATTTCGTCGTCGACCCCGCGAAATATGACTTCTACCGCATGGACGCGCTCAGGAAGTCCGGCGAAAACCGACTCGCTGAGCAGCTGGCCAATGAGGTCATCCGGGCGGGCACGGATTTCGACGGGACGGAGCGGTCACCCATGCGGATCGCGGAGGCCCGCGTCACGCTTGGCGTGGTCGCTGCGCGCGAAGGCGACCTGGACACCGCACTCGCTTACGGGGAACGGGCCCTGACGGGGGAGCGGAAGTCCTTGCCGTCACTCGCCATGGTGGCCGCCGACCTCGGGCAGGCCCTCCAGACTCACTACGGGCACGCCTCCGAGGCGCAGGAGTTCGTCACCCATCTTCGCGAACTGCGGGGCGGCCAGTGA
- a CDS encoding DUF2637 domain-containing protein: protein MTITDMPQNAAPDTPVSRTPTAVSDAPEFVSGAAGGVSETRKRKPIKPKRDRFTAALPYVAAVFGTLVGAIGFAMSYDTLAKVALSWGFSEGLAPWFPIGVDASILAFLALDLYLILKGIPWPVLRMAAHGMTGATVWFNASSQGEIGHDPVQSASHGVMPVLFVIGVEAARRLFIKKAQLEAGTHADRIPLHRWILAPLATPKFYRRMRLYGVTSYPEMIRRQQDLTAYEQWLKRKYKGDLSKASEDERLPMKMAAYGYTVAQALAMPEQQERQAEERAEEAERRHLDAETRREVAQKKAEADRLEAGGELEAVRARVEGTTAQARAHARAQASAAERAAELEEKALETALVAEARAREAEAERKEAQERRTAAATDLETAELERRAAEKRKAAAEADRVAAAEAQAIETAEIAEARERAAEADRRAAETEMVAAETRRRAAEADRLAAQENDRKATADANVQAARLREAETEMAAAETRLAVAEVERRAVEMEDEAKLTSRERAVRKVARMALAAGLVTVGLGADEIHPALSRVVSIADVQRETAVSSTDTASKYRQEAAELLAGGYRPGQ, encoded by the coding sequence ATGACGATCACCGACATGCCGCAGAACGCGGCACCCGACACCCCTGTTTCGCGGACGCCGACCGCCGTTTCGGATGCACCCGAGTTCGTTTCGGGAGCGGCCGGGGGCGTTTCGGAGACACGGAAGCGGAAGCCGATCAAGCCCAAGCGGGACCGCTTCACGGCCGCCCTGCCGTACGTCGCAGCGGTCTTCGGCACGCTGGTCGGCGCCATCGGCTTCGCCATGTCGTACGACACCCTCGCCAAAGTTGCTTTGAGCTGGGGATTCAGCGAGGGCCTCGCGCCCTGGTTCCCGATCGGCGTGGACGCTTCGATCCTGGCGTTCCTGGCCCTGGACCTCTACCTGATCCTCAAGGGCATCCCGTGGCCGGTGCTGCGGATGGCCGCGCACGGCATGACCGGCGCCACCGTGTGGTTCAACGCGTCCTCGCAGGGCGAGATCGGCCACGACCCGGTCCAGTCCGCCTCGCACGGCGTCATGCCGGTCCTCTTCGTGATCGGTGTGGAGGCGGCACGGCGGCTGTTCATCAAGAAGGCGCAGCTCGAAGCGGGTACGCACGCCGACCGCATCCCGCTGCACCGCTGGATCCTCGCCCCGCTGGCGACCCCGAAGTTCTACCGCCGGATGAGGCTGTACGGGGTCACCTCCTACCCGGAGATGATCCGGCGTCAGCAGGACCTCACCGCCTACGAGCAGTGGCTCAAGCGCAAGTACAAGGGCGACCTGAGCAAGGCGTCCGAGGATGAGCGGCTGCCGATGAAGATGGCCGCCTACGGCTACACCGTCGCGCAGGCCCTCGCGATGCCTGAGCAGCAGGAACGCCAGGCTGAGGAGCGGGCGGAGGAAGCCGAGCGCCGGCACCTGGACGCGGAGACGCGGCGGGAGGTCGCGCAGAAGAAGGCCGAAGCCGACCGGCTGGAGGCAGGCGGCGAACTCGAGGCCGTCCGCGCCCGGGTGGAAGGCACGACCGCTCAGGCCCGCGCCCACGCCCGAGCCCAGGCCAGCGCCGCAGAGCGGGCCGCTGAGCTGGAGGAGAAGGCGCTGGAGACGGCCCTGGTCGCCGAAGCCCGCGCCCGAGAGGCGGAGGCGGAGCGCAAGGAAGCCCAGGAGCGCCGCACGGCGGCTGCCACCGACCTGGAGACGGCCGAACTGGAGCGGCGCGCGGCGGAGAAGCGGAAGGCAGCGGCGGAGGCCGATCGGGTCGCCGCGGCGGAGGCACAGGCGATCGAGACGGCGGAGATCGCTGAGGCTCGCGAGCGTGCTGCCGAAGCCGATCGGCGCGCTGCCGAAACGGAGATGGTCGCTGCCGAAACGCGCCGCCGCGCTGCCGAAGCCGACCGGCTGGCGGCGCAGGAGAACGACCGCAAGGCGACTGCTGACGCCAACGTCCAGGCCGCCCGGCTGCGCGAGGCCGAAACGGAGATGGCTGCTGCCGAAACGCGGCTCGCCGTCGCCGAAGTCGAGCGGCGTGCGGTCGAAATGGAAGACGAGGCGAAGCTCACCTCGCGTGAGCGGGCGGTCCGCAAGGTCGCGCGCATGGCGCTCGCGGCCGGCCTGGTGACGGTCGGCCTGGGCGCCGACGAAATCCACCCCGCGCTGTCCCGGGTGGTCTCGATCGCCGACGTCCAGCGCGAGACGGCGGTGTCCTCCACGGACACGGCCTCGAAGTACCGCCAGGAGGCGGCCGAACTGCTCGCTGGCGGCTACCGCCCCGGGCAGTGA